Genomic DNA from Erythrobacter aureus:
GAGCGACGACCGATGAGCCACCATTTCGAAATCTACAAGGACAAGGCGGGAGAATTCCGCGTGCGCTTCAAATATAACGCCGAAGTGATGTTCTCGACCGAAGGATATTCGTCGAAGGCGAGTGCACAGAACGCCATCGATTCGATCAAGAAGAATGGCCCGGGGGCCGAAGTCGTCGACAACAGCTAGTCAGGGCTAGCCCTGGCGCGCGATATGGTCTGCCTCGTTGCTGGCGAGGCGGTCCACGCGGTCGTTTTCTTCATGGCCTGAATGGCCTTTGACCCAGTGCCATTCGACATTGTGCCGTTCGGTCAATTCGATCAGGTCGTGCCACAGTTCCGCATTGCGGACCGGTTTGCGGCTGGCATTCACCCAACCGCGTTTCTTCCACCCGTGGACCCACTTGGTGATCCCGTCGATCAGATATTTGCTATCGGTGTAGAGATCGACTTGGCAGGGCTCGATTAATGCGCCCAAGGCCTTGATGGCAGCGGTCATCTCCATCCGATTGTTGGTGGTTTCGGCTTCGCCGCCGCTGATTTCCTTCTCATGCGGTCCCATTCGCAGCAGCGCGCCCCAGCCACCCGGACCGGGATTTCCCTTGCAGGCGCCATCGGTAAAAATTTCGACCTTTTTCATGCGAAGGCGCTTTGACCTGCTGCACGATAGAATTCCAGCCGCCGCATGAAATCCATCGGGTTCTTCCGCTGGACCAGGGCATCCTCGGGCGTGTCGAGCCAATCTTGCGCACGGCTGGCGATGAACCGCAGACAGGCTCCTTCGGCCAATAAGGGCAAGGCCGACCGTTCGATTTCGTTCAGCGGACGGGTTTCTTCATAGC
This window encodes:
- the rnhA gene encoding ribonuclease HI — encoded protein: MKKVEIFTDGACKGNPGPGGWGALLRMGPHEKEISGGEAETTNNRMEMTAAIKALGALIEPCQVDLYTDSKYLIDGITKWVHGWKKRGWVNASRKPVRNAELWHDLIELTERHNVEWHWVKGHSGHEENDRVDRLASNEADHIARQG
- a CDS encoding YegP family protein, whose protein sequence is MSHHFEIYKDKAGEFRVRFKYNAEVMFSTEGYSSKASAQNAIDSIKKNGPGAEVVDNS